One Aegilops tauschii subsp. strangulata cultivar AL8/78 chromosome 7, Aet v6.0, whole genome shotgun sequence genomic window carries:
- the LOC109749070 gene encoding uncharacterized protein produces the protein MVSGGFDSDWLAAAGLYVWKAVVHGRPVSGGGWARPHGGWKTDPGEENKPPSTCSSTPCRPLQAPLLRVFKAGAEIAFAASCGVWTLRRDGIQNPFPCTSKEGRRLRLAPPEGMHALHREREGHLFLGLQFPPCCWVRALVDNQTWGAWQN, from the exons ATGGTGAGCGGCGGTTTCGACAGTGACTGGCTGGCTGCTGCTGGCTTGTACGTGTGGAAGGCAGTTGTTCACGGCAGACCAGTGAGCGGCGGCGGGTGGGCGCGACCACATGGTGGTTGGAAG ACTGATCCCGGAGAGGAGAACAAGCCTCCGAGCACGTGCTCGTCAACTCCATGCCGGCCGCTCCAAGCGCCCCTGCTTCGTGTCTTCAAGGCAGGCGCCGAGATAGCCTTTGCAGCGAGCTGTGGTGTGTGGACTCTGCGGCGAGATGGGATTCAGAATCCTTTTCCGTG CACATCCAAGGAAGGAAGGAGATTGAGGTTGGCACCTCCTGAAGGCATGCATGCTCTTCACCGAGAGAGGGAAGGGCATCTTTTTCTTGGGTTGCAGTTTCCACCTTGTTGTTGGGTGAG AGCTCTTGTGGATAATCAGACATGGGGTGCATGGCAAAATTAG
- the LOC123493477 gene encoding uncharacterized protein — protein sequence MAAALLQPYSLDANTTDFGVLTCNSNANRSGVSTNAANFGVSDLPRSRKNAPSILSFIADSSRSHLYSNTIRRCRGPIGAAAGAGQPPHRCARRVAAPAPAAEHSSSGGAPAATTFLLLSGKSAQDQQLLASAAGELSLAEEGRGELAVSLALDASGDAGYDAAAYMGALQARRFGRWMRWSPRMASTHDLVIQNFAKLPVGVVCATYMQFKGRESAAT from the exons ATGGCAGCAGCCCTCCTACAACCATATTCTCTTGATGCTAACACCACAGACTTTGGCGTTTTGACGTGCAACAGCAACGCCAACAGGTCTGGCGTTTCTACCAACGCGGCCAACTTTGGCGTTTCCGACTTGCCACGTAGCCG AAAAAACGCTCCATCGATCCTATCCTTCATTGCCGACTCCTCTCGATCCCATCTCTACTCCAATACGATCCGCCGCTGCCGAGGACCGATTGGAGCCGCCGCCGGCGCTGGCCAGCCTCCCCACCGATGTGCGCGCCGGGTCGCCGCTCCCGCTCCCGCAGCCGAGCATAGCAGCAGCGGCGGAGCCCCAGCCGCCACCACGTTCCTCCTGCTCTCCGGCAAGTCCGCTCAGGACCAGCAGctcctcgcctccgccgccggcgagctctcTCTGGCGGAGGAGGGCCGGGGCGAGctcgccgtctccctcgcgcTCGACGCCAGCGGGGACGCGGGCTACGATGCGGCCGCCTACATGGGCGCGCTCCAGGCGCGGCGCTTCGGGAGGTGGATGCGTTGGTCGCCGCGGATGGCATCCACACACGACCTCGTGATACA GAACTTCGCCAAACTTCCGGTGGGCGTCGTGTGCGCCACATACATGCAGTTCAAAGGCAGAG AGTCGGCAGCGACTTGA